The Neomonachus schauinslandi chromosome 4, ASM220157v2, whole genome shotgun sequence genome includes a region encoding these proteins:
- the FAM83A gene encoding protein FAM83A, protein MSRSRHVGKIRKRLEEVKSQWVRPTRADFSDNESARLATDALLDGGPEAYRQALSQEGEVDFLSSVEAQYIQAQAKEPACALEPPGGAEAGPRGMDSHSLHSGTYFPMASEGSEPTLLHTWASAEKPYLKEKSSATVYFQMDKHNNIRDLIRRCISRTSQVLAIVMDMFTDVEIFCDILEAANKRGVFVCVLLDQGGVKLFQEMCDKVQISDSHLKNISIRSVEGEVYCAKSGRKFAGQIQEKFIISDWRYVLSGSYSFTWLCGHVHRNILSKFTGAAVELFDEELRHLYASSKPVMGPKSPRPVAPLQPRAGRSPPPGRLSGSSCSASDHTSSDPFSSASTGSNPQNQSRPAASGPSSPLAPSPPQPPRLWPHHGPWGALSPQAHFSPRPLASAPAPCSNLSAYRPTRQQLEQLGLLPRTVHIWRPFLQASPHF, encoded by the exons ATGAGCCGGTCCAGGCATGTGGGCAAGATCCGGAAACGCCTGGAAGAGGTCAAGAGCCAGTGGGTCCGGCCCACCAGGGCCGATTTCAGCGACAATGAGAGTGCCCGGCTGGCCACAGACGCCCTCTTGGATGGGGGTCCTGAGGCCTACCGGCAGGCGCTCAGCCAGGAAGGTGAGGTAGACTTCTTGTCCTCGGTGGAGGCCCAGTACATCCAGGCCCAGGCCAAGGAGCCCGCTTGTGCCCTGGAGcccccaggaggggcagaggcaggcccCCGGGGAATGGACTCCCACTCCCTGCACTCAGGCACCTACTTCCCCATGGCCTCTGAGGGCAGCGAGCCGACCCTGTTGCACACCTGGGCCTCAGCCGAGAAGCCCTACCTGAAGGAAAAGTCCAGCGCCACTGTGTACTTCCAGATGGACAAGCACAACAACATCAGAGACCTCATTCGCCGCTGCATCAGCCGGACCAGCCAG GTCCTGGCCATCGTGATGGATATGTTCACGGATGTGGAGATCTTCTGTGACATTCTAGAGGCGGCCAACAAGCGTGGGGTGTTTGTCTGTGTGCTCCTGGACCAGGGAGGTGTGAAGCTCTTCCAAGAGATGTGTGACAAAGTCCAGATCTCTGACAGCCACCTCAAG aacatttccatccggAGTGTGGAAGGAGAGGTGTACTGTGCCAAATCAGGCCGGAAGTTCGCTGGCCAAATCCAGGAGAAGTTCATCATTTCGGACTGGAGATATGTCCTGTCGGGATCGTACAG ctTCACCTGGCTCTGCGGACACGTCCACCGGAACATCCTCTCCAAGTTCACGGGCGCCGCGGTGGAGCTGTTTGACGAGGAGCTCCGCCACCTCTACGCCTCCTCCAAGCCGGTGATGGGCCCCAAGTCCCCCAGGCCGGTGGCGCCCCTGCAGCCCAGAGCAGGCCGCAGCCCCCCACCTGGCCGCCTCAGTGGTAGTAGCTGCTCAGCCAGCGACCACACATCCTCCGACCCCTTCAGCAGCGCCTCGACGGGCAGCAACCCCCAGAACCAGAGTCGGCCGGCGGCGTCGGGGCCCAGCAgtcccctggcccccagccctccccagccccccaggcttTGGCCCCACCATGGCCCGTGGGGGGCCCTGAGCCCACAGGCGCACTTCTCCCCGAGGCCCCTCGCCAGCGCCCCAGCTCCCTGCAGCAACCTCAGTGCCTACAGGCCCACGCGGCAGCAGCTAGAGCAGCTTGGCTTGCTGCCCCGGACGGTCCACATCTGGAGGCCATTTCTACAAGCCTCCCCTCATTTCTGA